A genomic stretch from Oleomonas cavernae includes:
- a CDS encoding phosphoglycerate kinase — protein sequence MTALPARADKPAGSAGSRFLGIDDLGDLHGRRVLVRVDLNAPTVNGVVTDFTRLEANALTLNALIAKGAKVIVLSHFGRPKGRDESQTLRHVAGALSGVLKHPVWFAADCIGPVAEKAVDALKPGEVVVLENTRFYPEEEKNDPAFTAKLAALGEFYINDAFSCAHRAHASTAGLARLLPHAAGISMKAELDALEAALGKPQHPVVAVVGGAKVSSKLDVIGNLVGKVDTLVIGGGMANTFLFAQGVGVGKSLAERDLAETAREIVAKAKAAGTTILLPVDGVVAREFKANAANETVAIDAIPEDAMMLDVGPRSVEAVAKTLAAAKTVVWNGPFGAFEIEPFDRGTVAAAREVARLTKAGKLLSVAGGGDTVSALNHAGVAGDFSFVSTAGGAFLEWMEGKVLPGVEALAK from the coding sequence ATGACCGCGCTTCCCGCTCGCGCTGACAAACCTGCCGGCTCCGCGGGGAGCCGGTTCTTAGGCATCGACGACCTCGGCGACCTGCACGGCCGCCGGGTCCTGGTCCGGGTCGACCTGAACGCGCCGACCGTCAACGGCGTCGTCACCGACTTCACCCGCCTGGAAGCCAACGCCCTGACCCTGAACGCCCTGATCGCCAAGGGCGCCAAGGTCATCGTGCTGTCGCACTTCGGCCGGCCCAAGGGCCGCGACGAAAGCCAGACCCTGCGCCATGTGGCGGGCGCCCTGTCGGGCGTGCTGAAGCATCCCGTGTGGTTCGCCGCCGACTGCATCGGCCCGGTCGCTGAAAAGGCGGTCGACGCGCTGAAGCCGGGTGAGGTGGTGGTGCTGGAAAACACCCGCTTCTACCCGGAAGAGGAAAAGAACGATCCCGCCTTCACCGCCAAACTGGCGGCCCTGGGCGAGTTCTACATCAACGACGCCTTCTCCTGCGCCCACCGCGCCCATGCCTCGACCGCCGGCCTCGCCAGGCTGCTGCCCCATGCCGCCGGCATCTCGATGAAGGCGGAACTGGACGCGCTGGAAGCAGCGCTGGGCAAGCCGCAGCACCCGGTGGTCGCCGTGGTCGGCGGTGCCAAGGTCTCGAGCAAGCTCGACGTCATCGGCAACCTGGTGGGCAAGGTCGACACCCTGGTGATTGGCGGCGGCATGGCCAACACCTTCCTGTTCGCGCAGGGTGTGGGCGTCGGCAAGAGCCTGGCCGAGCGGGATCTGGCCGAAACCGCGCGCGAGATCGTCGCCAAGGCCAAGGCCGCCGGCACCACGATCCTGCTGCCCGTCGACGGCGTGGTGGCGCGCGAGTTCAAGGCCAATGCGGCCAACGAGACCGTGGCCATCGACGCGATCCCCGAGGATGCCATGATGCTGGACGTCGGGCCCAGGTCGGTCGAGGCGGTGGCCAAGACCCTGGCCGCGGCCAAGACCGTGGTCTGGAACGGCCCCTTCGGCGCCTTCGAGATCGAGCCCTTCGACCGCGGCACGGTCGCCGCGGCGCGCGAAGTGGCACGGCTCACCAAGGCCGGCAAGCTGTTGTCGGTCGCCGGCGGTGGCGACACGGTCTCCGCCCTCAATCATGCCGGCGTGGCGGGCGATTTCTCCTTCGTCTCGACCGCGGGCGGCGCCTTCCTCGAATGGATGGAAGGCAAGGTCCTGCCGGGCGTCGAGGCCCTGGCGAAGTGA
- the tkt gene encoding transketolase — translation MTVTPTATARNLGPRDLANAIRALAMDAVEQAKSGHPGMPMGMADAATALFTEHLRYDPQNPSWPDRDRFVLSAGHGSMLIYALLYLTGYPDIDIEQIKRFRQLGSRTAGHPEYGHAAGIETTTGPLGQGIANAVGMAMAEAHLRARFGAELTDHHTYVIAGDGCLMEGISQEAISLAGHLKLNRLIVLWDDNKITIDGATSLSTSEDMAGRFVAAGWAVDAVDGHDDAAVSAALARAKKTADRPTLIACRTTIGFGAPTKAGTHGSHGAPLGAEEIKGARAALNWPYGPFEIPADILAAWRDAAKVRAAGAADWAGRLAAAPADVRSAFEAAFAGDVPAALAAEINALKAKTSAEAPSVATRKSSEVALEVVNKVVPTTIGGSADLTGSNNTLTKGLGAFRPGSYDGRYVYWGIREHGMAAAMNGMALHGGVIPYSGTFLAFADYCRPSIRLAALMGVRSIFVMTHDSIGLGEDGPTHQPVEHIASLRAIPNLLVFRPADTVETAEAWAAALDAKAQPSLLALSRQNLPTLRTSHTDENLVAKGGYELLPAQGGPADVTLFGTGSELMLAVAARDMLAQDGIRARVVSLPCFELFARQSAAYRASVLGTAPRVGVEAGIAQGWEPILGVPTSFVGMTGFGASAPAPDLYRHFGITAEGVAAAAKAAIGN, via the coding sequence ATGACCGTGACCCCGACCGCCACCGCCCGCAACTTAGGCCCGCGCGATCTCGCGAACGCCATCCGGGCGCTTGCCATGGATGCGGTCGAGCAGGCGAAATCGGGCCATCCCGGCATGCCCATGGGCATGGCCGACGCGGCAACGGCCCTGTTCACCGAGCATCTGCGCTACGACCCCCAGAACCCGTCCTGGCCCGACCGCGACCGCTTCGTGCTGTCGGCCGGCCACGGTTCGATGCTGATCTACGCGCTGCTGTACCTGACCGGCTATCCCGATATCGATATCGAGCAGATCAAGCGCTTCCGGCAGCTGGGCAGCCGCACCGCCGGCCACCCGGAATACGGCCACGCCGCCGGCATCGAGACCACCACCGGGCCGCTGGGCCAGGGCATTGCCAATGCCGTCGGCATGGCCATGGCGGAGGCCCACCTGCGCGCCCGCTTCGGTGCCGAGTTGACCGACCACCACACCTATGTCATCGCCGGCGACGGCTGCCTGATGGAAGGCATCTCCCAGGAGGCGATCTCGCTGGCCGGGCACCTGAAGCTGAACAGGCTGATCGTGCTGTGGGACGACAACAAGATCACCATCGACGGCGCCACCTCGCTCTCGACCTCGGAAGACATGGCGGGCCGCTTCGTGGCCGCCGGCTGGGCCGTCGATGCGGTCGACGGCCACGACGACGCCGCCGTCTCGGCCGCCCTCGCCCGGGCCAAGAAGACCGCCGACCGGCCGACCCTGATCGCCTGCCGCACCACCATCGGCTTCGGCGCGCCGACCAAGGCCGGCACCCATGGCAGCCACGGCGCGCCCCTGGGTGCTGAAGAGATCAAGGGTGCCCGCGCCGCCCTGAACTGGCCCTACGGCCCGTTCGAGATCCCCGCCGACATCCTGGCCGCCTGGCGCGACGCGGCCAAGGTCCGCGCCGCCGGCGCCGCCGACTGGGCCGGGCGCCTGGCCGCCGCCCCGGCGGATGTCCGCAGCGCCTTCGAGGCCGCCTTCGCCGGCGACGTGCCCGCCGCCCTGGCCGCCGAGATCAATGCCCTGAAGGCCAAGACCAGCGCCGAGGCCCCCTCGGTCGCCACCCGCAAGTCGTCGGAAGTGGCGCTCGAGGTCGTCAACAAGGTGGTGCCGACCACCATCGGCGGCTCGGCCGACCTGACCGGCTCGAACAACACCCTGACCAAGGGCCTGGGCGCCTTCAGGCCGGGGTCCTACGACGGCCGCTATGTCTACTGGGGCATTCGCGAGCACGGCATGGCCGCGGCCATGAACGGCATGGCGCTGCACGGCGGCGTCATCCCCTACAGCGGCACCTTCCTGGCCTTTGCCGACTATTGCCGGCCCTCGATCCGCCTGGCCGCCCTGATGGGCGTGCGCTCGATCTTCGTCATGACCCATGACTCGATCGGTCTGGGCGAAGACGGCCCGACCCACCAGCCGGTCGAGCACATCGCCTCGCTGCGCGCCATTCCCAACCTGCTGGTGTTCCGGCCGGCCGACACGGTCGAGACCGCCGAGGCCTGGGCCGCAGCCCTCGACGCCAAGGCCCAGCCCTCGCTGCTGGCCCTGTCGCGCCAGAACCTGCCGACCCTGCGCACCAGCCACACCGACGAGAACCTGGTCGCCAAGGGCGGCTACGAGCTTCTGCCTGCGCAAGGGGGCCCCGCCGACGTGACCCTGTTCGGCACCGGCTCGGAACTGATGCTGGCGGTTGCGGCGCGCGACATGTTGGCGCAGGACGGCATCCGCGCGCGAGTGGTTTCACTGCCCTGTTTCGAGCTGTTCGCCAGGCAATCCGCGGCTTATCGGGCCTCGGTACTGGGTACCGCGCCGCGCGTCGGGGTTGAGGCAGGCATTGCCCAGGGCTGGGAACCCATCCTGGGGGTACCGACTTCCTTCGTGGGCATGACAGGCTTTGGCGCGTCCGCGCCGGCGCCGGATCTCTACAGGCATTTCGGCATCACGGCCGAGGGGGTAGCCGCCGCGGCCAAAGCCGCGATCGGTAATTGA
- the gap gene encoding type I glyceraldehyde-3-phosphate dehydrogenase produces the protein MAVRVAINGFGRIGRNVLRAIAESGRKDIEVVAINDLAPVETNAHLLRFDSIHGRFPGQVAVEGDFIIVNGSKIKVTAIRNPAELPHKDLGVEIAMECTGIFTAKDKASAHLTAGAKRVLVSAPADGADLTVVYGVNHDQLKDEHVVVSNASCTTNCLAPVAKVLNDAIGIDKGFMTTIHSYTNDQPSLDQVHKDLYRARAAALSMIPTSTGAAKAVGLVLPELKGKLDGVSVRVPTPNVSVVDLKFVAKRATTVEEVNNAIKRAADQELKGVLAYTDQPNVSIDFNHDPASSTFALDQTKVMDGTLVRILTWYDNEWGFSNRMSDTAVAMAKLG, from the coding sequence ATGGCAGTTCGTGTAGCGATCAACGGTTTCGGCCGCATCGGGCGCAATGTGTTGCGCGCGATCGCAGAGTCGGGCCGCAAGGACATCGAAGTGGTGGCGATCAACGACCTCGCTCCGGTCGAGACCAATGCCCACCTGCTGCGCTTCGATTCGATCCATGGTCGTTTCCCCGGTCAGGTCGCGGTCGAGGGCGATTTCATCATCGTCAACGGCAGCAAGATCAAGGTCACTGCGATCCGCAATCCGGCCGAACTGCCCCACAAGGATCTCGGCGTCGAGATCGCCATGGAATGCACCGGCATCTTCACGGCCAAGGACAAGGCCTCGGCCCACCTGACCGCCGGCGCCAAGCGCGTCCTGGTCTCGGCCCCGGCCGACGGTGCCGACCTGACCGTGGTTTACGGCGTCAACCATGACCAGTTGAAGGACGAGCACGTCGTCGTCTCCAACGCGTCGTGCACCACCAATTGCCTGGCGCCGGTGGCCAAGGTCCTGAACGATGCCATCGGCATCGACAAGGGCTTCATGACCACGATCCATTCCTACACCAACGACCAGCCCTCGCTGGACCAGGTGCACAAGGACCTGTACCGCGCCCGCGCCGCCGCCCTCTCCATGATCCCGACCTCGACCGGCGCCGCCAAGGCCGTCGGCCTGGTGCTGCCCGAACTGAAGGGCAAGCTGGACGGTGTTTCGGTCCGCGTGCCGACCCCCAATGTCTCGGTCGTGGACCTGAAGTTCGTCGCCAAGCGCGCGACCACGGTCGAGGAAGTGAACAACGCCATCAAGCGGGCGGCCGACCAGGAGCTGAAGGGCGTGCTGGCCTACACCGACCAGCCCAATGTCTCGATCGACTTCAACCATGATCCGGCGTCGAGCACCTTCGCCCTGGACCAGACCAAGGTGATGGACGGCACGCTGGTGCGCATCCTGACCTGGTACGATAATGAATGGGGCTTCTCCAACCGCATGAGCGACACCGCCGTCGCCATGGCCAAGCTCGGTTGA
- a CDS encoding TetR/AcrR family transcriptional regulator produces the protein MTRSYTLKRRAEQQAQTRRRIIEAAVDLHGTIGPARTTVSMVAERAGVQRHTFYAHFPDERSLLMACSGLAMARDPLPDAEPWRAVGDQGERLRTGLGAVYGWYARNAGLAACVLRDAEHHALVREVNDLRMGPSIAAYHVVFGEGLNEAQKALLPLALSFFTWRTLVQESGLEQDTAISLMVGAITATAKDTATAPFIL, from the coding sequence ATGACACGCAGCTACACGCTGAAACGCCGGGCCGAGCAGCAGGCCCAAACCCGGCGGCGCATCATCGAAGCCGCCGTCGACCTCCACGGTACCATCGGCCCCGCGCGAACAACTGTCAGCATGGTGGCGGAGCGCGCGGGCGTGCAGCGGCATACATTCTACGCCCACTTCCCCGACGAGCGGAGCCTGCTGATGGCCTGTTCGGGCTTGGCCATGGCACGCGACCCGCTGCCTGACGCCGAACCGTGGCGGGCCGTCGGTGACCAGGGGGAGCGGCTGCGTACCGGGCTTGGCGCGGTCTACGGCTGGTATGCGCGCAATGCCGGCCTTGCCGCCTGCGTGCTGCGTGATGCCGAGCATCACGCCCTGGTGCGCGAGGTGAACGACTTGCGCATGGGACCGTCGATCGCCGCCTATCACGTGGTGTTTGGCGAAGGGCTGAACGAGGCACAGAAGGCGCTGCTGCCGCTGGCGCTGAGCTTCTTCACGTGGCGCACGCTGGTGCAGGAAAGCGGGCTTGAGCAGGACACGGCCATCTCCCTGATGGTCGGGGCCATCACCGCGACCGCTAAAGATACTGCCACCGCCCCCTTCATCCTTTGA